In a genomic window of Amblyomma americanum isolate KBUSLIRL-KWMA chromosome 4, ASM5285725v1, whole genome shotgun sequence:
- the LOC144127870 gene encoding uncharacterized protein LOC144127870 yields MYADRDDSPDASPRRADATPVHKASRRLRGLQPEFEPLTIPARAMTSATGSQTGQSFGSAPPFVFLAPRSPPSFHGDRFEDVEDWLAGFDRVAAFNQWDDERKLLNVYFALQDSAKTWFENHEASFSNWAAFRCEVLATFSSSERKENAELALRSRSQQSNESVAMFIEDMTRLFNRADPAMPEATKVRHLMRGVKEQLFAGLMRDPPRTVAAFAKEATTIERSLQERSAQYGRQANVAAAQYCTSLPGPGDEALRALVRSIVREELRHLYLSAPSESVPSTGGVLRDEIRRAVQPPPAPLSEPHVMSYSDALRRPASAPQAFRPVAEQPPPHRYVRPIEQQQDPCPPFRKAYVWRTSNDRPLCYHCGEPGHVLRNCPYRRMGLRGFPPDAPRPRYGERPRDIEEYLNSQVPPPTSQRRQSRSPSPRRFATPSRPSTSG; encoded by the coding sequence atgtacgctgaccgggacgatagccctgacgcttctccccgacgagcagacgccacacctgtccacaaagcgagccgtcgcctgcgaggcctgcaacccgaatttgagccactcacgattcctgctcgggccatgacttccgccactggcagccagacaggtcagtccttcggcagtgccccgccgttcgtctttcttgcacctcggtcgccaccatccttccacggcgaccggttcgaggatgtagaagattggttggccggttttgaccgtgtggccgcgttcaaccaatgggacgacgagcgaaagctgctgaacgtgtacttcgcactgcaagactcggcgaaaacgtggttcgagaaccacgaggcgtccttctctaactgggcagcttttcgctgcgaggtgctcgccacgttcagttcgagcgagcgaaaggagaatgccgaacttgcccttcgctccaggtcacagcagtccaacgagagcgtggccatgtttattgaggacatgacccgcctcttcaatcgggccgacccagccatgcccgaagctacaaaggtgaggcaccttatgcgtggggtaaaggagcagctgttcgctggcctcatgcgcgaccctccgagaactgtcgccgcctttgccaaggaagcgacgaccatagaacgttccttgcaggaacggagtgcccaatacggccgtcaggcaaatgtagcggccgctcagtactgcacgtccttgccaggccccggggatgaggcgctgcgagcgcttgtgcggagcattgtccgcgaagaactgcgacacctctacttgagtgctccgtcagaaagcgtaccttcgacaggcggtgttctccgtgacgaaatccggcgagcggtgcagccacccccagcacccctttcggagccgcacgtaatgtcctacagcgatgccctgcgccgacctgcctcggcgccgcaagcgtttcgccccgttgccgaacaaccaccaccccatcgttacgtgcgtcccatcgagcagcagcaggacccgtgccctccattccgcaaagcgtacgtgtggcgaacgtccaacgatcgtccgctctgctaccactgcggggagcccggccatgttctgcggaattgcccgtaccggcggatgggtctgagaggattcccaccggacgcgcctcgaccgcgctatggtgaaagaccgcgggacatagaggagtacctgaactctcaagtgccgcccccgacctcacagcggcgacagtcgcgatcgccatccccgaggcgctttgctacgcccagtcggccctcaacctccggttag